One window of the Salvia splendens isolate huo1 chromosome 1, SspV2, whole genome shotgun sequence genome contains the following:
- the LOC121747464 gene encoding 2-Cys peroxiredoxin BAS1, chloroplastic-like has product MACSAGASVAAIISSNLNPKACVSSQKPLSLRPVSLPSSFAGRPVVSRATRSLPSASRRRSLVVRASELPLVGNVAPDFDAEAVFDQEFVRVKLSDYFKKKYVILFFYPLDFTFVCPTEITAFSDRHGEFEKLNTEILGVSVDSVFSHLAWVQTDRKSGGLGDLAYPLISDVTKSISKSYGVLIPDQGIALRGLFIIDKEGVIQHSTINNLAIGRSVDETLRTLQALQFVQENPDEVCPAGWKPGEKSMKPDPKLSKEYFAAI; this is encoded by the exons ATGGCGTGCTCAGCTGGTGCTTCAGTGGCTGCTATCATCTCATCCAATCTCAATCCCAAAGCTTGTGTTTCTTCCCAAAAGCCCCTTTCTCTGCGGCCCGTTTCCCTTCCCTCCTCGTTCGCCGGCAGGCCCGTCGTGTCGCGTGCCACTCGCTCTCTCCCTTCCGCCTCCAGACGCCGGAGTTTGGTTGTTCGTGCC AGTGAACTTCCTTTAGTTGGAAATGTTGCTCCAGATTTTGATGCCGAAGCTGTTTTCGATCAGGAATTTGTTAGG GTTAAACTCTCAGACTATTTTAAGAAGAAATATGTTATTCTCTTTTTCTATCCGTTGGATTTCACTTTTGTTTGCCCCACTG AGATCACTGCTTTCAGTGACCGCCATGGAGAATTTGAGAAGTTGAACACAGAAATATTGGGTGTATCTGTAGACAGTGTG TTTTCccaccttgcatgggtccaaaCTGACAGAAAGTCTGGAGGTTTGGGTGATCTGGCATATCCTTTAATTTCCGATGTGACGaaatcaatttcaaaatcatatGGCGTGCTGATCCCAGATCAG GGAATTGCTTTGAGAGGACTGTTCATCATCGACAAGGAGGGTGTTATTCAACACTCCACCATCAACAATCTTGCTATTGGTCGTAGTGTGGATGAGACACTGAGAACACTTCAG GCTTTGCAGTTTGTGCAGGAGAACCCGGACGAGGTCTGCCCAGCTGGATGGAAGCCCGGGGAGAAATCAATGAAACCAGACCCTAAGCTCAGCAAGGAGTACTTTGCTGCAATATAA